The following are from one region of the Streptomyces changanensis genome:
- a CDS encoding ROK family transcriptional regulator, translating into METPGSQTSLHRANLERVVRAVRMAGSLTQAEIARATGLSAATVSNIVRELKDGGTVEVTPTSAGGRRARSVSLSGDAGIVIGVDFGHTHLRVAVGNLAHQVLAEEAEPLDVDASSAEGFDRAEHLVKRLIETTGIGPDKVIGVGLGVPGPIDVSSGTLGSTSILPGWTGINPSRELSARLGVPVHVDNDANLGALGELVWGAGRGVRDLAYIKVASGVGAGLVIDGQIYRGPGGTAGEIGHITLDESGPVCRCGNRGCLETFTAARYVLPLLQPGHGPDLTMERVVRLAREGDPGCRRVVADVGRHIGSGVANLCNLLNPSRVVLGGDLAEAGELVLTPIRESVSRYAIPSAARHLSVAPGALGGRAEVLGALALVLSEMGDSTLLEGAHQSAGKATTPAFT; encoded by the coding sequence ATGGAGACTCCGGGGTCGCAGACGTCTCTGCATCGCGCCAACCTCGAGCGGGTCGTGCGCGCCGTCCGTATGGCCGGTTCCCTCACCCAGGCGGAGATCGCCCGGGCCACGGGGCTGTCCGCCGCCACGGTCTCCAACATCGTGCGGGAGCTGAAGGACGGCGGCACGGTCGAGGTCACCCCGACCTCCGCGGGCGGCCGCCGCGCCCGCAGCGTCTCGCTCAGCGGTGACGCCGGGATCGTCATCGGCGTCGACTTCGGCCATACGCACCTGCGCGTCGCCGTCGGCAACCTCGCCCACCAGGTGCTCGCGGAGGAGGCCGAGCCGCTCGACGTGGACGCCTCCTCCGCCGAGGGCTTCGACCGGGCGGAACACCTGGTCAAGCGGCTGATCGAGACCACCGGAATCGGCCCCGACAAGGTCATCGGGGTGGGGCTCGGCGTCCCCGGCCCGATCGACGTCTCGTCCGGCACGCTCGGTTCCACGTCGATCCTGCCGGGCTGGACCGGGATCAACCCCAGCCGGGAGCTGTCGGCCCGCCTCGGCGTCCCCGTCCACGTGGACAACGACGCCAACCTCGGTGCCCTCGGCGAGCTCGTCTGGGGCGCCGGCCGGGGCGTCCGCGACCTCGCGTACATCAAGGTGGCCAGCGGTGTCGGGGCCGGGCTCGTCATCGACGGGCAGATCTACCGGGGCCCCGGCGGCACGGCCGGCGAGATCGGCCACATCACGCTCGACGAGTCGGGCCCCGTCTGCCGCTGCGGCAACCGCGGCTGCCTGGAGACCTTCACCGCGGCCCGCTACGTCCTGCCGCTCCTCCAGCCCGGCCACGGCCCCGACCTCACCATGGAGCGGGTGGTCCGGCTGGCGCGCGAGGGCGACCCCGGCTGCCGCCGTGTCGTGGCCGACGTGGGCCGCCACATCGGCAGCGGCGTCGCGAACCTCTGCAACCTCCTCAACCCCAGCCGGGTCGTCCTCGGCGGCGACCTCGCGGAGGCCGGTGAGCTGGTCCTGACGCCCATCAGGGAGTCCGTCTCGCGGTACGCGATCCCCAGCGCGGCCCGGCACCTCTCCGTCGCTCCGGGCGCCCTCGGCGGGCGCGCCGAGGTGCTGGGAGCACTCGCCCTCGTCCTGAGTGAAATGGGTGATTCGACCCTTCTGGAGGGCGCCCACCAGTCGGCCGGGAAGGCCACTACGCCTGCGTTCACTTAG